The nucleotide sequence CCCGATTCTGCCAAGGAAAAACCTCAGGAAGGTGAGATCGTCGCTGTGGGTGAAGGTAAAAAATCTGACGACGGCAAGGTAATCGCCGTATCTTTGAAGGTAGGCGATAAAGTGCTTTATGGTAAATATTCAGGAACTGAGATCACCTTAGATGGTGAAGAGTGTCTGATTATTCGTGAAGACGATGTTTTAGGAATTGTAGGATAGGAGGTTATTTATGGCAAAACAGTTAATATTCAGTGAAGAAGCCCGTCGGGCAATTTTAAGAGGCGTTGAGCTTTTGGCCAGGGCAGTTAAAGTTACCTTAGGTCCTAAGGGAAGAAACGCAATTCTCGATAAGAAGTTTGGCTCACCGACCATAACTAAAGATGGAGTAAGCGTAGCTAAAGAGATCGACCTAGAAGATCCTTACGAGAATATTGGCGCTCAATTAGTTAAAGAGGTGGCCGAGAAAACTTCGGATGAAGCTGGCGATGGAACAACTACCGCAACAGTTTTGGCCGAAGCAATTTTTAAAGAAGGAATCAAGAATGTTGCTGCCGGTGCAAACCCGATGGCATTAAAAAGAGGAATCGACAAAGCAGTGGTAGTGGTGATTGAAGAGCTAAAAAAACTATCTAAGCCAGTTAAGGATAAAAAAGAAATTGCCCAAGTTGCAACGATAGCCGCTAACGGTGACTCTCATGTTGGTGAGTTAATTGCTGATGCTATGGAAAGTGTTGGTCAAGACGGGGTAATTACCGTTGAAGAAGCTAAGTCTATGGTAACTGACAAAAAGGTAGTTGAGGGTATGCAATTTGATCAAGGCTATTTGTCCCCTTATTTTGCTACTGATGCTGAGAAGATGGAAACTCTTCTAGAAGACCCTTATATCTTACTTTATGAAAAGAAAATATCCAACCTCAAAGATATGCTCCCCTTATTAGAAAAGATTGCTCGTTCCGGAAAGCCGTTAATGATTATTGCTGAAGATGTTGATGGCGAAGCCTTGGCAACTTTGGTAGTTAACAAGATTCGGGGAACTTTTATTTGTTGTGCTGCTAAAGCTCCCGGGTATGGCGATCGTCGCAAAGCAATGCTTGATGATATTGCTATGCTTACTGGCGGAAAGTCAATAACTGAGGATTTGGGTTTAAAATTAGAGAATGTTTCTTTAGAGGATTTGGGTCGAGCTAAGAAAGTAAAAGTTGACAAAGAAAATACAACTATAGTTGAAGGCGCCGGGAAAACTACAGCTATCCAGGGAAGAATTAAACAAATTAGAGCCCAGATTGAAAAAAGTGATTCTGATTACGATAAAGAGAAGCTCCAGGAGCGGTTAGCTAAACTTGCCGGTGGAGTTGCCGTAATAAACGTTGGAGCAGCTACTGAGACTGAAATGAAAGAAAAAAAAGCCAGGGTTGAAGATGCACTTCATGCAACCAGGGCAGCAGTTGAAGAAGGGATTATTCCCGGTGGGGAAATTGGACTTCTTCGCAGCATCCCAGCGCTAGACAAGATAAAAGTTGAAGGCGACGAGCAGATTGGTGTGAATACTGTGCGTCGGGCGCTTGAAGAGCCTTTACGGCAATTGGTAACTAATGCTGGTTTAGAAGGTTCGGTAATGGTAGAAAAAATCAGGAATGAGAAAGCTAATGTTGGTTTTGATGCTGAAAACAATAGAATAATTGACATGTTTGAAGCTGGCATCATTGATCCAACCAAAGTTGCTCGAACTGCTATTCAAAATGCAGCTTCGATTTCAGGATTGTTGATTACAACTGAAGTAGTCATTGCTGACAAACCAGAAAAAGAAGATAAAGCTCCAATGCCTGGCGGTATGCCTGGCATGGGTGGTGGTATGCCTGGTATGGGCTACTAATTTTATCAAAATTTGACCATAAAATCCCCGTCTTCCTAAAAGAGACGGGGATTTTTTTATGGATTTTTACTTTCGATAGTGTTATAATAAACAATAGTTTTAAAAATTTATAATTTATGCGAGAAGCACCTTTTTCTTTAAGCACAGTTGGCGCCGACAATCTCGAGTTGGGTTTATTTCGTTACTCACTCCTGCCGCGTGAGGGATTTGTTGCTGCAAATAGCACGCTTTTTGGAATGTTGGGCTATCTTAGTCGAAAGTATTTCTTACAGGAAAAGATAGATAAATTGTTTTTTGATTCTAAGGATTGTGAGATTTTTTTTGAAATATTAAATCGTAATCAAAAGATTAAATTTTTCGAGGTTCCGTTTAAGAAAAAGGATGGGAGTCGAATCTGGGTGGCGATAACTGCTTCTTATATCTTTTCTAAGGATAAAACGAAATGCCTAGAAGGGATAATTCAAGATATCTCTTATCAAAAGCGAATGCAAGACCGGTTAATTTTGGAGAAGGATTTTCTCCAGGCGTTATTTGATAATATTCCGGATGCTGTTTATTTCAAAGATCGAAGCAACCGGATAATTAAAGTTAATAAGTTTTATGTTGACGGTACTGGACTTAACGAAAAGGAGATAGTTGGAAAGACTGACTTTCATTTTTTTCCTTATAGCCAGGCTAAAGAAATGTTTGAAGACGACAATCATGTTTTAAATACCGGAAAGCCAATAGTTGGCAAAATTGAGAAGACTAAACTTCCCGATGGTAGTTGGAATCAAGTGATTACGACTAAAATTCCGATGCACGATAGGGGTGGTAAAATCATTGGTAGTATCGGTACCACTCGTGACATGACCGCTCATGGTAATCTGGAAGAGAATCGTCTTTCAATGGCCATAAATGCACTCGAAATTTTAGGAAAGGCTCTAGAAATGCGAGATCCTTATACTTTTAGTCACACCCGACATGTTGCTAAGATAGGCGCTGAGATTGCTAAAGCTTTAGGCTGGGACGATAATCAAATTTTAGCTATGAAGTTAGCTGGAGAGCTTCATGACTTAGGAAAGATAAGTATCCCTTTGGATATTTTAAATAAACCCGGGGTTTTAAGCAGTTTAGAATATAGTTTAATAAAGGAGCACACTACTAATTGTTATAATTTAATAAAAGATGTAGATTTTCCGTTTCCTTTGGCTGAAATTATTTATCAGCACCATGAACGAATTGATGGTTCTGGCTACCCGCGTCAACTAAGCGGTGATAAAATTATGACTGAAGCCCGTATTTTAGCGGTTAGTGATGTCTTGGAGGCCATGACTCATCATCGTCCGTATCGGGCTGCTCTTGGCTTAAAAGATGCCTGCAGTGAGCTGTCAGACAACAAAGGTACTAAATATGACCCAGTGATCGTCGAAGTGTTATTGAGTCTAGTTAAGGATAGCGGCGACAAAGAGTTTTGGCTGGGAAATTAAGACAATGAATCTATCTGCTAGCTAATCCGCTCGTGAATTTATTAAGATTAGATAATTTGTTTGCATAGTTTTAGGTTTTGTGTTATAAAATATATTCCTTTTATTATTACTTAAAAAAGCACTAAAATTGAGGAGGATACCATAATGAAGCGTCGAAAAATTCCCATAGATGGAAATACCGCAGCAGCTCATGTTGCTCATGCTACCAATGAAGTTATTGCGATTTATCCGATAACCCCTTCCTCTGGTGTTGGGGAGATGGCTGACGAAAAGTCAGCTAAAGGCGAGACTAATATTTGGGGTCAGATACCAGTAGTCTCAGAACTTCAATCAGAAGGTGGAGCTTCTGGGGCCGTTCACGGAGCACTTTCAGCCGGCAGCCTTACAACTACTTTTACCGCATCTCAGGGCTTGTTGTTAATGGTTCCGAATATGTTTAAGATCGCCGGCGAGTTAACGCCAACCGTTTTTTATGTAACTGCTCGCACTGTAGCAACTCATGCGCTTTCGATATTTTGTGACCATTCTGATGTTATGGCGGCACGTTCTACGGGCTTTGGAATTTTATTTGCAAACAGCGTTCAGGAAGTTATGGATTTAGCTTTGATTGCCCAGAGTTCAACTCTAAAAACTCGAGTTCCCTTGCTGATGGTTTATGATGGTTTTCGTACTTCTCATGAAATTCAAAAGGTAGAGGAGCTAGCTAAAGAAGATATGTTAGCTTTAATTGATTTTGGAGATATTACTGCTCATCGCAGACGAGCGCTTACCCCAGATTGTCCGACCATAAAAGGTACATCACAGAATCCTGATGTTTTTTTTCAAGAAAGAGAAACTGTAAATGCTTTTTATGAAAATGCACCGGATATTGTTCAAACGGCAATGGATAAATTTTCTAAGCAAGTTGGCAGGAGTTATAGTCTTTTTGAGTATGTTGGAGCGCCCGATGCCGAAAGAATCGTTGTGATTATGGGTTCTGGCGCTGAAACCGTTCATGAGACTGTTGATTATCTAACTAAACAGGGCGAAAAGGTAGGCCTGGTTAAGGTTAGACTTTATCGTCCATTCTCGGTTGATGCTTTTGTTGATAGTTTTCCTAAGACTACTAAAGCAATAGCTGTTTTAGACAGAACTAAAGAGCCGGGGGCAATTGGTGAGCCACTTTATCTAGATGTGCGTTCAGCTATCGGTGAAGCTTTGGAGAATAAAGTTGCCCCTTTTAAAGAGTGGCCTAAAATCATTGGTGGCCGGTATGGTTTAGGTTCGAAAGAATTTACCCCTTGCATGGTTAAGGCAGTTTTTGATAATTTAGCTAAGAGTGAAGTTAAAAACCATTTTACCGTCGGCATTGAAGACGATTTAACCAACCACAGTTTAGAGACTAATAGTTGTTTTTCATCTGAGAATACGCAAAACTTTAGAGGTGTTTTTTACGGTCTCGGTTCTGACGGAACCGTTGGTGCTAATAAGAATTCAATTAAAATAATTGGTGAATTGACTGATAATTATGTTCAGGCTTATTTTGTTTATGATTCAAAGAAGGCTGGAGCTCGCACCGCTTCTCATCTTCGTTTTGGAAAAGATCCAATCCGTAGCACCTACCTTATTCAGCAGGCGAACTTTGTCGCTTGT is from Candidatus Omnitrophota bacterium and encodes:
- a CDS encoding PAS domain S-box protein; amino-acid sequence: MREAPFSLSTVGADNLELGLFRYSLLPREGFVAANSTLFGMLGYLSRKYFLQEKIDKLFFDSKDCEIFFEILNRNQKIKFFEVPFKKKDGSRIWVAITASYIFSKDKTKCLEGIIQDISYQKRMQDRLILEKDFLQALFDNIPDAVYFKDRSNRIIKVNKFYVDGTGLNEKEIVGKTDFHFFPYSQAKEMFEDDNHVLNTGKPIVGKIEKTKLPDGSWNQVITTKIPMHDRGGKIIGSIGTTRDMTAHGNLEENRLSMAINALEILGKALEMRDPYTFSHTRHVAKIGAEIAKALGWDDNQILAMKLAGELHDLGKISIPLDILNKPGVLSSLEYSLIKEHTTNCYNLIKDVDFPFPLAEIIYQHHERIDGSGYPRQLSGDKIMTEARILAVSDVLEAMTHHRPYRAALGLKDACSELSDNKGTKYDPVIVEVLLSLVKDSGDKEFWLGN
- the groL gene encoding chaperonin GroEL (60 kDa chaperone family; promotes refolding of misfolded polypeptides especially under stressful conditions; forms two stacked rings of heptamers to form a barrel-shaped 14mer; ends can be capped by GroES; misfolded proteins enter the barrel where they are refolded when GroES binds) → MAKQLIFSEEARRAILRGVELLARAVKVTLGPKGRNAILDKKFGSPTITKDGVSVAKEIDLEDPYENIGAQLVKEVAEKTSDEAGDGTTTATVLAEAIFKEGIKNVAAGANPMALKRGIDKAVVVVIEELKKLSKPVKDKKEIAQVATIAANGDSHVGELIADAMESVGQDGVITVEEAKSMVTDKKVVEGMQFDQGYLSPYFATDAEKMETLLEDPYILLYEKKISNLKDMLPLLEKIARSGKPLMIIAEDVDGEALATLVVNKIRGTFICCAAKAPGYGDRRKAMLDDIAMLTGGKSITEDLGLKLENVSLEDLGRAKKVKVDKENTTIVEGAGKTTAIQGRIKQIRAQIEKSDSDYDKEKLQERLAKLAGGVAVINVGAATETEMKEKKARVEDALHATRAAVEEGIIPGGEIGLLRSIPALDKIKVEGDEQIGVNTVRRALEEPLRQLVTNAGLEGSVMVEKIRNEKANVGFDAENNRIIDMFEAGIIDPTKVARTAIQNAASISGLLITTEVVIADKPEKEDKAPMPGGMPGMGGGMPGMGY
- the groES gene encoding co-chaperone GroES; protein product: MKFKPLSDRILVKPLEAKEQTKGGIVIPDSAKEKPQEGEIVAVGEGKKSDDGKVIAVSLKVGDKVLYGKYSGTEITLDGEECLIIREDDVLGIVG